The Geodermatophilaceae bacterium NBWT11 genome has a segment encoding these proteins:
- a CDS encoding NAD(P)/FAD-dependent oxidoreductase, giving the protein MRDVEVDLLVVGAGPAGLYAAYYAGFRGLRTAIVDSLSEPGGQVTALYPEKQIYDIAGMPAVRGRDLVAGLVAQTGRFDPTYVLGERAEELERRPDGRLVVTTDRGTRIDTGAIVVTGGIGTFTPRPLPGGDVWEGRGLHYVVRELAAHADQHVVVVGGGDSAVDWALALEPLAASVTVVHRRAAFRAHAASVADMHAGSTVVVTDAQVHELTGDDVLRAVHVRAKDGTVTEHRADAVIAALGFTADIGPLERWGIDVVDRKITVDTAMRTTVPGVYAAGDITEYPGKVRLISVGFGEAATAVNNAATHLLPDQPLFPGHSSDDPAGTGTPALATA; this is encoded by the coding sequence GTGAGGGACGTCGAGGTCGACCTGCTCGTCGTCGGTGCCGGACCTGCCGGGCTCTACGCGGCCTACTACGCCGGGTTCCGCGGGCTGCGCACCGCGATCGTGGACAGCCTCAGCGAACCCGGCGGGCAGGTCACCGCGCTCTACCCGGAGAAGCAGATCTACGACATCGCCGGCATGCCCGCCGTCCGCGGCCGGGACCTGGTGGCCGGGCTCGTCGCCCAGACCGGGCGCTTCGACCCGACCTACGTGCTGGGCGAACGGGCCGAGGAGCTGGAGCGCCGTCCCGACGGCCGGCTGGTGGTCACCACCGACCGGGGCACCCGGATCGACACCGGTGCGATCGTCGTGACGGGTGGGATCGGCACCTTCACCCCCCGCCCGCTCCCCGGCGGGGACGTCTGGGAGGGGCGCGGCCTGCACTACGTGGTCCGCGAGCTCGCCGCCCACGCCGACCAGCACGTCGTCGTCGTCGGCGGCGGGGACTCCGCCGTCGACTGGGCCCTGGCCCTGGAACCGCTGGCCGCCTCGGTCACCGTCGTGCACCGGCGGGCCGCCTTCCGGGCGCACGCGGCCAGCGTGGCCGACATGCACGCCGGGTCGACCGTCGTCGTCACCGACGCCCAGGTGCACGAGCTCACCGGGGACGACGTCCTGCGCGCCGTGCACGTCCGCGCGAAGGACGGCACGGTGACCGAGCACCGGGCCGACGCCGTCATCGCCGCGCTCGGCTTCACCGCCGACATCGGCCCGCTCGAGCGGTGGGGCATCGACGTGGTCGACCGCAAGATCACCGTGGACACCGCCATGCGCACCACCGTCCCCGGGGTCTACGCGGCCGGGGACATCACCGAGTACCCGGGCAAGGTGCGGTTGATCTCGGTCGGGTTCGGGGAGGCCGCCACCGCCGTGAACAACGCCGCCACCCACCTCTTACCCGAC